A window of the Scleropages formosus chromosome 5, fSclFor1.1, whole genome shotgun sequence genome harbors these coding sequences:
- the rag2 gene encoding V(D)J recombination-activating protein 2, with product MSVAAWHEGCLPRSCFSVLSVNRGAARRPTCQRRREALNLNERRGSAFALCPPPAPPTECGHRSSARHLLRRLGNTCPVSRETASMALQPLTLINCAGLLQPGCSLLPLDGDVFLFGQKGWPKRSCPTGVFSVRLKRGQFKLRAIAFSNDSCYLPPLRCPAVTHLDAWEAEPECYLIHGGRTPNNEISGSLYVLSQESRGCNRKVTLRCREKELAGDVPGPRYGHTMSVVHSRGKRACVLFGGRSYRPPGERTTETWNTVVDCPPHVFLIDLEFGCCSAHIMPELADGQSFHLALAREDRIYILGGHTLSSDSRPPRLFQLRVELLQGSPVLSCETLDAGLSLTSAILVSTGSAHEYIILGGYRSETQKYLECSGITLDDNGIHIEPREPPAWTGEISHSRTWFGGTLGKGSALIAVPAEGRGVLPETHSFYHVSFKQEGDRDADDGTQGCSQESTDFEDSAPLEDSEELYFSREPHELEDTSDGEGDTYNEEDEEDESQTGYWVRCCLGCQVDPNTWEPYYSTELHRPAMIFCSRGEGGHWVHAQCMDLPESLLMEFSQNSSKYFCLDHGGLPQQDPKTPPRTAPPLKRPPMKTQHRKAPVKLNLTPAKKSFLRRLFE from the exons ATGAGTGTAGCAGCGTGGCACGAGGGCTGCCTGCCACGGTCATGCTTCAGCGTGTTATCTGTGAACCGCGGCGCAGCCCGTCGCCCCACCTGTCAGAGGCGCCGAGAGGCGCTTAACCTCAACGAGCGACGCGGCTCGGCATTCGCTCTctgccctcctcctgctccgcCGACCGAGTGCGGCCACCGCTCATCTGCGCGACACCTTCTGCGGCGACTCGGGAACACGTGCCCCGTATCGCGGGAGACTGCGAG CATGGCCTTGCAGCCGCTCACCCTCATAAACTGCGCAGGCCTCCTGCAGCCCGGCTGCTCCCTGCTGCCGCTGGATGGTGACGTCTTTCTCTTTGGCCAGAAAGGCTGGCCCAAGCGCTCCTGCCCCACTGGGGTGTTTAGCGTGCGCCTGAAGAGAGGGCAGTTCAAGCTGAGAGCCATCGCCTTCTCCAACGACTCGTGCTACCTGCCCCCGCTGCGATGCCCCGCCGTGACCCACCTGGACGCGTGGGAGGCCGAACCCGAATGTTACCTCATCCACGGCGGGCGCACCCCCAACAATGAGATCTCAGGCAGCCTGTACGTGTTGAGTCAGGAGAGCCGCGGCTGCAACCGCAAGGTGACGCTGCGGTGCCGAGAGAAGGAGCTGGCAGGCGACGTGCCGGGCCCGCGATACGGCCATACCATGAGCGTGGTGCATAGCCGGGGCAAGAGGGCCTGCGTGCTCTTTGGAGGGCGCTCCTACAGGCCGCCCGGGGAGAGGACCACGGAGACATGGAACACCGTAGTGGACTGCCCACCACATGTGTTCCTCATCGACCTGGAGTTCGGCTGCTGCTCAGCCCACATCATGCCGGAGCTTGCCGATGGCCAGTCCTTCCACCTGGCTCTGGCACGAGAGGATCGCATCTACATCCTCGGGGGACACACGCTGTCCTCGGACAGCCGGCCCCCGCGTTTGTTCCAGCTCCGTGTGGAGCTGCTCCAAGGCAGCCCGGTGCTTTCCTGCGAAACCCTGGATGCGGGGCTTTCCCTGACCAGTGCCATCCTCGTCTCCACCGGCTCAGCCCACGAGTACATCATCCTGGGCGGGTACCGGTCTGAGACCCAGAAATACCTAGAGTGCAGTGGCATCACCTTGGACGACAATGGGATCCACATAGAACCCAGAGAGCCACCCGCTTGGACAGGCGAGATCAGCCACAGCCGCACCTGGTTCGGGGGCACTCTGGGCAAGGGCAGTGCTCTCATCGCGGTTCCAGCTGAGGGGAGGGGTGTCCTGCCGGAGACCCACAGCTTCTATCATGTGAGCTTCAAGCAGGAGGGCGACAGAGACGCGGACGACGGCACGCAGGGCTGCAGCCAGGAGTCCACAGACTTCGAGGACTCGGCTCCGCTGGAGGACTCCGAGGAGCTGTATTTCAGCCGGGAGCCACATGAGCTGGAGGACACCAGTGACGGCGAGGGGGACACCTACaacgaggaggacgaggaggacgagTCCCAGACGGGTTATTGGGTGCGCTGCTGCCTGGGCTGCCAAGTGGACCCCAACACGTGGGAGCCATACTACTCGACCGAGCTCCATCGGCCGGCCATGATATTCTGCTCACGGGGGGAGGGCGGCCACTGGGTCCACGCCCAATGCATGGACCTGCCGGAGTCTCTTCTCATGGAATTCTCCCAGAACAGCAGCAAGTACTTCTGCCTGGACCACGGGGGTCTGCCCCAGCAGGACCCGAAGACGCCACCCCGCACGGCACCACCCCTCAAGCGGCCTCCCATGAAGACGCAGCACCGCAAAGCCCCCGTCAAGCTGAACCTGACCCCTGCCAAGAAGAGCTTCCTGAGACGTCTCTTTGAGTGA